A portion of the Leptospira kanakyensis genome contains these proteins:
- a CDS encoding ATP-binding protein: MPSWNLLVKKFFKESILLISVFILYLVVGKLSLHLSSIDGYSTPVWPPAGLALGFVIIFGKRVWPALFLGAYFTNTTYFPTSETWIEFLISNPQNITISLGNSSSAVLGAYFLKKYSDPNLNIFQVNELLVFFIFAGPVTAFIASTIGSFSLYYFKIIYFEFLFQTWLTWWMGDSIGIIIFTPLLILIWKWYLGEEKLIRLIIFASATMGTFIFTLSIFFITRNWEKEFIKYRIKSDGQIISTEIEKGLLENIRVVKALGSFISITENLNRNYFDQFAEGIMEGSDGVAALSWNRMIRNSARSVVETKLKKDYPGSNGITIKKDQKMIKSPHSEEYVLIQYIYPYSENKFAVGYNLLSDPTRKEALNSSMQRKDLDITSKVNLIQNLENNIGFLVFYPVTRWNGEFGFATAVIRIGSIINKSSIGNDPNYLCIKIEEFKDPYHSDIFSKDCSKNEEKIFADYFYEYPIKIGSHTLNVRAIATKDYFQKNLTNASRFILIISSLLTGLLGILLLIIMGKEKSIQNIVEKRTFELEKANRVKSEFLANMSHEIRTPMNGVLGMLTLLEQTNVDLEQKDYLDNAKRAVLSLLTIINDILDVSKLENKRLEMDLKPTNIHKLCKDLIRLFLPDARNKNLEFYVNVSSLDSNLFALVDENRLRQILINLIGNALKFTFAGSLSLDVNLSEDRKFIVFTVKDTGIGISPENISKLFNRFVQLEDSRTKKFEGSGLGLYISKQLVNLMGGEIEVQSVLDVGSTFQFTIPFEETDQKDIQIEKLPSRLVGENDHFHVLIAEDNSLNQKFIVKLFQKENIKTSVASNGLEVIQLLDESLTHIDDRFDMILMDIQMPLMDGMEATKIIRKRDDSYRDIPIIAITANSMDSQLKEYLENGMNGFVKKPIILSELMTAIYKNLEN; this comes from the coding sequence ATGCCCTCCTGGAATCTATTGGTCAAAAAATTCTTTAAAGAATCGATTCTCTTGATTTCAGTATTCATTCTTTACCTAGTTGTCGGAAAACTGAGTCTACATCTATCTTCGATTGATGGTTATAGTACTCCGGTTTGGCCACCAGCTGGTTTGGCACTAGGATTTGTAATCATATTTGGGAAACGTGTTTGGCCTGCTTTGTTTTTGGGAGCTTACTTTACCAACACAACGTACTTCCCCACTTCAGAAACTTGGATTGAGTTTCTGATTTCTAACCCACAGAATATAACCATATCTCTTGGGAATTCCAGTTCTGCTGTTTTAGGGGCTTATTTTTTAAAAAAATATTCGGATCCCAATTTGAATATTTTCCAAGTTAATGAACTTTTGGTATTTTTTATTTTTGCAGGTCCCGTAACTGCATTCATTGCTTCTACCATTGGAAGTTTTTCTTTATATTATTTTAAGATCATTTACTTTGAGTTTCTTTTTCAAACCTGGCTTACTTGGTGGATGGGTGATTCAATCGGGATTATTATTTTTACTCCACTCCTCATTCTCATTTGGAAATGGTATTTGGGTGAAGAAAAATTGATTCGATTGATTATCTTTGCTTCGGCAACGATGGGCACATTCATTTTTACCTTATCAATTTTTTTCATTACAAGAAACTGGGAAAAAGAATTTATCAAATACCGAATCAAATCAGATGGACAAATTATATCTACAGAAATTGAAAAAGGATTATTAGAGAACATTAGAGTGGTGAAAGCACTTGGTTCTTTTATTTCCATTACTGAGAATTTGAATCGGAATTATTTTGATCAATTTGCGGAAGGTATTATGGAAGGTTCTGATGGTGTTGCAGCATTATCCTGGAATCGAATGATCCGTAACTCTGCACGTTCCGTAGTAGAAACCAAACTGAAAAAAGATTATCCCGGCTCTAATGGAATCACAATAAAAAAAGATCAAAAAATGATCAAATCACCACATAGCGAAGAATATGTGCTCATTCAATACATATATCCTTATTCAGAAAATAAATTCGCAGTTGGATACAACTTACTTTCTGATCCTACACGAAAAGAAGCATTAAATAGTTCAATGCAAAGAAAGGATCTCGATATAACGAGTAAAGTAAATCTAATTCAAAATTTAGAAAATAATATAGGTTTTTTGGTTTTTTATCCTGTGACTCGATGGAATGGAGAATTTGGATTTGCAACCGCAGTGATCCGAATTGGATCCATTATTAATAAATCTTCTATTGGAAACGATCCAAATTATTTATGTATCAAAATTGAAGAATTCAAAGATCCTTATCATTCTGATATATTTTCAAAAGATTGTTCAAAAAATGAAGAAAAGATTTTTGCAGATTATTTTTATGAATACCCAATTAAAATTGGCTCGCATACTTTGAATGTAAGAGCCATTGCAACTAAAGATTATTTTCAAAAAAATCTTACCAATGCCTCGCGATTTATCCTCATCATTTCTTCCTTATTAACTGGATTACTTGGAATACTACTACTCATCATTATGGGTAAAGAAAAAAGCATACAGAATATCGTTGAAAAAAGAACTTTCGAATTGGAAAAAGCCAATCGTGTGAAATCAGAGTTTTTGGCAAATATGAGTCATGAGATTCGTACACCTATGAATGGGGTTCTAGGGATGTTAACTCTATTAGAACAAACTAATGTTGATTTAGAACAAAAAGACTATCTGGATAATGCAAAAAGGGCTGTTTTATCGCTTTTGACAATCATCAACGACATCCTAGATGTTTCAAAATTAGAAAACAAAAGATTAGAGATGGATCTAAAACCTACAAATATACATAAACTATGTAAGGATTTGATTCGGCTTTTTTTACCCGATGCGCGTAACAAAAATTTAGAGTTTTATGTCAATGTATCTAGTTTAGATTCCAATCTTTTTGCACTGGTAGACGAAAATCGGCTTCGTCAAATTTTGATTAATTTAATAGGAAACGCATTAAAATTTACTTTTGCTGGATCATTAAGTTTGGATGTAAACTTAAGCGAAGATAGAAAGTTCATAGTGTTCACAGTGAAAGATACGGGAATCGGAATTTCGCCCGAAAACATTTCTAAGTTATTCAATCGGTTTGTCCAATTGGAAGATTCAAGAACCAAAAAATTTGAAGGTTCTGGGCTCGGTCTTTATATTTCAAAACAACTGGTGAATTTGATGGGTGGGGAAATTGAAGTTCAAAGTGTTTTGGATGTAGGTTCAACTTTTCAGTTTACGATTCCATTTGAAGAAACAGATCAAAAAGATATACAGATAGAAAAATTACCTTCGAGGTTAGTCGGAGAAAATGATCATTTCCATGTGTTGATCGCAGAAGATAATTCTTTAAATCAAAAATTTATTGTGAAATTGTTTCAAAAAGAAAATATCAAAACAAGCGTTGCTTCTAATGGGCTTGAAGTGATCCAGTTATTGGATGAATCGCTGACCCATATTGATGATAGATTTGATATGATCCT
- a CDS encoding class I SAM-dependent DNA methyltransferase, with protein MEPNRFNQIASKYDTEERIGLAKIILSAVREEIQIQKDKTLLDYGCGTGLIGLELFDLVDQIVFIDSSEAMLEILKEKIIQRKIDPNKTKVIDSDLTKMKSKINADIILASLVLLHVPDTLTLLKQFYSILNTDGKLIIVDFDKNENISHPNLHNGFNQLHLKSLLTEVGFKVITIKTFHHGKNIFMNQDASLLISASSK; from the coding sequence ATGGAACCAAATCGATTCAATCAAATTGCCAGCAAATATGATACCGAAGAACGAATAGGCCTTGCAAAAATCATTCTCTCCGCAGTTAGAGAAGAAATACAAATCCAAAAGGACAAAACATTATTAGATTATGGATGTGGGACAGGTCTTATTGGTTTAGAATTATTCGATTTAGTGGACCAGATTGTATTCATTGATTCTTCAGAAGCAATGTTAGAAATCTTAAAAGAAAAAATAATCCAAAGGAAAATAGACCCAAACAAAACAAAAGTAATTGATTCTGATTTAACAAAAATGAAATCCAAGATCAATGCCGACATCATCTTGGCTTCTTTGGTTTTGCTTCATGTTCCAGATACACTCACTTTACTGAAACAATTTTACTCCATCTTAAATACAGATGGTAAATTGATCATTGTAGATTTTGATAAAAACGAAAACATCAGTCATCCCAATCTACATAATGGTTTCAATCAATTACACTTAAAATCATTACTGACAGAAGTTGGGTTTAAAGTTATAACCATCAAAACATTTCATCATGGGAAAAATATTTTTATGAACCAAGATGCCTCTTTGTTGATTTCTGCAAGTTCAAAATAA
- a CDS encoding SRPBCC family protein: MDSNQITVQSTISADSKKVWDYYNLPAHIIHWNFASDDWQCPWAKIDLKVGGKYSARMEAKDGSFGFEFEATYDKVIDQKLISYTMEDGRKASVSFEVLGNKTQVTITFDAENENPVEMQQGGWQAILDNFKKYTESH; encoded by the coding sequence ATGGACTCGAATCAAATCACCGTACAATCTACAATCAGTGCCGACAGTAAAAAGGTTTGGGACTACTATAACTTACCTGCACACATCATCCATTGGAATTTTGCCTCTGACGATTGGCAGTGTCCCTGGGCCAAAATCGATCTAAAGGTTGGTGGTAAGTATAGCGCGAGAATGGAAGCTAAAGACGGAAGTTTTGGTTTCGAATTTGAAGCAACTTATGACAAAGTCATCGATCAAAAATTAATTAGTTATACTATGGAAGATGGGCGAAAAGCAAGTGTGTCCTTTGAAGTTTTGGGAAACAAAACACAGGTAACCATTACCTTTGATGCGGAAAATGAAAATCCTGTGGAAATGCAACAAGGCGGTTGGCAGGCAATTTTAGATAACTTTAAAAAATACACAGAGTCTCACTAA
- a CDS encoding SRPBCC family protein yields the protein MKTSNQLNHSLQLNLEKKIHSSLEIVWEILTSPKYIKEYLYGTEVISDWKEGSSLVFKGVWEGNTYEENGMILSFKPPYTFKYTYFTAFFGLPDIPENYSIIENHLFEENGIVTIHLKQIGFTAEDKLKHSEENWNQCLDMIKQIAEKK from the coding sequence GTGAAAACGTCAAACCAATTGAATCATAGCCTACAACTGAATTTAGAAAAAAAGATTCACTCTTCTTTGGAAATTGTTTGGGAAATTCTAACATCACCAAAATATATCAAAGAATATTTATATGGAACAGAAGTTATATCTGATTGGAAAGAGGGAAGTTCCCTTGTTTTTAAAGGAGTTTGGGAAGGAAATACTTACGAAGAAAACGGTATGATTCTTAGTTTTAAACCTCCCTATACATTCAAATACACTTATTTTACAGCTTTTTTTGGGTTACCAGATATCCCGGAAAACTATTCAATCATCGAAAACCATCTGTTCGAAGAAAATGGAATTGTTACCATACACTTAAAACAAATTGGTTTCACCGCAGAAGATAAATTGAAACATTCTGAGGAAAATTGGAATCAATGTTTAGATATGATAAAACAAATTGCTGAAAAAAAGTGA
- a CDS encoding helix-turn-helix domain-containing protein, whose product MEREKGKPTRGVLRQNNVSLFAKHNRYFANEKLDFFIEHYWTVSWDLTDKKPYLAETLPYPSIHIVFEKGNSKIFGVTKGRFSTLLQGKGSVFGIKFRPGGFYPFLKKPVANLTNKTIPIQEITNDDVSDLENKIFQIEDAEKKIQLIEFWLETHAPKPDFKVSFINRIVDRIKDDVNIKSVEQLTKLFSINLRSLQRLFQEYVGVSPKWVIQRFRIQGVAERIENQKTIQYAEMALELGYYDQSHFIKDFKKTIGLSPEDYLKTIS is encoded by the coding sequence ATGGAGAGGGAAAAAGGAAAACCAACCAGAGGTGTTTTACGACAAAACAACGTTAGTCTTTTCGCCAAACACAATCGATACTTTGCCAATGAAAAATTAGATTTTTTTATAGAACATTACTGGACTGTTAGTTGGGACTTAACAGATAAAAAACCATATTTAGCTGAAACACTTCCTTACCCTAGCATTCACATTGTATTTGAAAAAGGAAATTCGAAAATTTTTGGAGTCACAAAAGGAAGGTTCTCTACTCTATTACAAGGAAAAGGTTCTGTTTTTGGAATCAAATTTCGACCTGGAGGATTTTATCCATTTTTAAAAAAACCAGTGGCAAACCTGACGAACAAAACTATTCCAATTCAGGAGATCACAAACGATGATGTCTCTGATTTAGAAAATAAAATCTTTCAAATTGAAGACGCGGAAAAAAAAATCCAACTCATCGAATTTTGGTTGGAAACACATGCCCCAAAACCTGATTTTAAAGTATCATTTATTAATAGGATTGTCGACCGAATCAAAGACGATGTAAACATTAAGTCGGTAGAACAATTGACAAAACTATTTTCTATCAATCTTCGTAGTCTCCAAAGACTATTTCAAGAATATGTGGGAGTCAGCCCTAAATGGGTCATCCAACGTTTTCGGATCCAAGGAGTGGCGGAACGGATCGAAAACCAAAAAACAATCCAATATGCAGAAATGGCTCTGGAATTAGGATATTATGACCAATCTCATTTTATAAAAGATTTTAAAAAAACAATTGGTCTCAGCCCAGAAGATTACTTGAAAACAATATCGTAA
- a CDS encoding putative signal transducing protein, with protein MKLIYTSTDYTKIKVIESALAANQVKFMTKGEDLDVLNAMIPRHSNLMEIYVSDLDYSKALEIIENGSYSEEPPEEDVFPIQRYNRYRELTKLKGKKDTKFLLTLISGILFISNLYFLLLYVLEQDKFNKYKKSMESELYEYNFDEDNYCTSTYYKKTRKLIELSCYDKETDKILNQKTYDFSGKLTSEFFNPYLTDFFTIQRSYDTNGVKTVEFADNDQDGEFDEYIIFDAKGSKQKRYLDQNKDYRFDESEIVD; from the coding sequence ATGAAACTAATTTATACATCCACAGATTATACCAAAATCAAAGTCATTGAATCGGCTTTAGCCGCAAACCAAGTTAAGTTTATGACAAAAGGGGAAGACCTGGATGTTTTAAATGCCATGATTCCTAGACATTCGAATTTAATGGAAATTTATGTTTCTGATTTGGACTACTCGAAAGCCTTAGAAATTATAGAAAATGGATCCTATTCGGAAGAACCTCCTGAGGAAGATGTATTTCCCATACAAAGATACAATCGATACAGAGAACTCACTAAGTTAAAGGGAAAAAAAGATACAAAGTTTTTACTGACCTTAATATCTGGAATTTTATTCATTTCGAATTTATATTTTCTTTTACTTTATGTTTTGGAACAAGATAAGTTTAATAAATATAAAAAATCGATGGAAAGTGAATTGTATGAATATAATTTCGATGAAGACAACTATTGTACATCTACTTATTATAAAAAAACAAGAAAACTCATTGAACTTTCCTGTTATGACAAAGAAACAGATAAAATTTTAAATCAAAAAACTTATGATTTCAGTGGAAAATTAACCTCTGAATTTTTTAATCCATATCTTACTGATTTTTTCACAATCCAAAGGTCGTATGATACAAACGGCGTCAAAACTGTAGAGTTTGCAGACAATGACCAAGATGGTGAATTTGATGAGTACATCATTTTTGATGCAAAAGGATCCAAACAAAAAAGGTATTTGGATCAAAATAAGGATTATCGTTTTGATGAATCTGAGATCGTAGATTAA
- a CDS encoding DUF3703 domain-containing protein, translating to MHPILKQKFQEEMEIAKKLYKDSKYTESFFHLERAHILGQRFVVPHTVNHWWMLKVGIRKKDRKEIFGQVIRLAVAGIGSLIGRVPIGNTGGSNIGIMKVLPIEGDLKVLFEKAEKNE from the coding sequence ATGCATCCCATTCTAAAACAAAAATTCCAAGAGGAAATGGAAATTGCTAAAAAACTCTATAAAGATTCAAAGTATACAGAATCTTTTTTCCACTTAGAACGGGCTCATATCTTAGGGCAAAGGTTTGTTGTTCCCCATACAGTGAACCATTGGTGGATGTTGAAAGTGGGAATTCGTAAAAAAGACAGAAAAGAAATCTTTGGGCAAGTCATTCGGTTGGCTGTTGCGGGGATTGGATCTCTGATCGGAAGAGTTCCGATCGGAAATACAGGTGGTTCCAATATTGGAATTATGAAAGTGTTACCCATTGAAGGCGACTTAAAAGTTTTATTTGAGAAAGCAGAAAAGAACGAGTAA
- a CDS encoding OsmC family protein has protein sequence MANTLFEAKASWAGGLKLNLESRQHKWVIDEPEFLGGTDLGANPVEHLLGGLAACVGVLVSVFAPAHKVELKDYQVFAEGDLDLDGFQGLSDVRPGFSEIRYRVNIESDSPKSNIDALLEHIYKVCPVKDSLSGVPVFNKQEVAAS, from the coding sequence ATGGCGAATACTTTATTTGAAGCAAAGGCATCGTGGGCCGGTGGACTAAAACTCAACTTAGAATCAAGGCAACACAAATGGGTGATTGATGAACCTGAATTTTTAGGTGGAACCGATTTAGGGGCCAATCCCGTCGAGCATCTATTAGGTGGTCTCGCGGCCTGTGTTGGAGTTTTGGTTTCTGTTTTTGCACCCGCACATAAAGTGGAATTAAAAGATTACCAAGTGTTTGCAGAAGGTGATTTGGATTTGGATGGATTTCAAGGTTTATCGGATGTTAGGCCTGGTTTTTCGGAAATTCGTTACCGAGTGAATATTGAAAGTGATTCACCAAAGTCAAACATCGATGCACTTCTCGAACATATTTATAAAGTATGTCCAGTGAAGGATAGTCTTTCGGGAGTTCCTGTATTCAACAAACAAGAGGTCGCGGCAAGTTAA